The Terrirubrum flagellatum nucleotide sequence CGCTTTGCGGGCGTCGATGTCGTGCAGCGTCGTCGCCAACAGGTCGAACTGGGCCTGCCAGTAGGCGCTGTAGTCGTTGAGCCAGACGGCGGCCTCATAGAGCGGCGCCGCCTCGAGGCTGCAGCGGCTGATCCGTCCCGATCGCTCCTGCTGGATCAGGCCGGCGCGCACCAGCACCTGGATGTGGCGCGACACCGCCTGCAGCGAGATCGCGAAAGGCTCCGCGATCTCGGAGACGAGCAGCGAGCCTTGTCCGAGCCGCTTCAGGATCGCGCGGCGGATCGGGTCCGAAAGGGCGAAGAAGACGCGATCGAGCGCATCTTCGGCCGGATCGGCGGAGGCGCCGGGGATCGGAAAGGGCGTGGCTTCAGCGACCATGGGGAAAGATTATCAACATATCAGTTGATAGTCAATCTATAGATTGATTATCAACTTGCCGTTTGATGATCTCGGCTGTTCATGGTCATGGCGGGCGGCCTGCGAAATCAGGGGAATCGCGCTATATCTCCGCCATGCAGACCTATCTCGATCTCATCCGCCGCATCCTTGATGAGGGCGTCCAGAAGAGCGACCGCACCGGCACGGGCACCCTCTCGGTGTTCGGCCATCAGATGCGCTTCGATCTCTCCAGGGGCTTCCCGCTGGTGACGACGAAGAAGCTGCATCTGAAATCGATCATCCATGAGCTGGTCTGGTTCCTGAAGGGCGACACCAACATCGGCTATCTCAGCGAGAACGGCGTCACGATCTGGGACGAATGGGCGGATGCGAATGGCGATCTCGGGCCCGTCTATGGCAAGCAGTGGCGGAGCTGGGAGGGCGCGAATGGCGAAACGGTTGACCAGATTTCCTGGCTCGTGAATGAGATCAGGCGCAATCCGGATTCGCGCAGGCTGATTGTCAGCGCCTGGAACCCGGTCGACGTGCCAAAGATGGCGCTGGCGCCGTGCCACTGCCTCTTCCAGTTCTTCGTCGCGGAGGGCCGGCTGTCCTGTCAGCTCTATCAGCGCTCGGCCGACACGTTTCTCGGCGTGCCCTTCAATATCGCAAGCTATGCCTTGCTGACGCACATGATCGCGCATGTGACCAATCTGCAGCCGGGCGATTTCGTGCATACGCTCGGCGATGCGCATCTCTATCTCAATCATCTCGAACAGGCGCGCCTGCAATTGACGCGCGATCCGCTGCCGCTGCCGACGCTCCGACTCAATCCGGCGGTGCGTTCGCTGTTTGATTTCCGCTATGAGGATATCGCGATCGAGGGCTATCAGGCGCATCCCTCGATCAAGGCGCCGATCGCGGTATGACGCCTTCCCAAGGGCCTCTTGGCCTGAACGCGTTGGCCGAGAGGCTTGAGGCGATCTCGTCGGTTTATGCGTCGCATTTCGGAATTACGCGCGACCGCGACTGGTTTCTCCTGAAGATACAGGAAGAGCTTGGCGAACTGACGCAAGCTTTTCTTCGACTCACTGATCGCGCGCGCGGGAAGGAAAATGACGCGGCTGCGGAGCGGCTGGCTGACGAAGCAGCCGACGTATTGGGCCAGCTTCTGTTGCTGCATCGCGCGATGGGCGTCGATTTTGACGCAGCGGTGCGGCGCAAATGGTTAAGATACGAAGCCGCAGGCGACGCGTCATGATCGTCTTCGTTTGCTTTTCGAAAGCCGCATCATGACTCCTCCCGCGATCGTTCTCGTCGCCGCGATGGGGCGCAACCGCGTCATCGGCCGCGACAATGCGATGCCGTGGCGGCTGCCGACCGATCTCAAACGCTACAGGGCGCTCACTATGGGCAAGCCGATGGTGATGGGCCGCAAGACGTTCCTGTCGATCGGGCGCGTGCTGCCGGGACGAGAGTCGATCGTGCTGACGCGCGACGCGTCTTTCGCGCCGCCGGCCGGCGTGCATGTCGTCGCTACCCTTGATGAAGCGCTGGCGCTGGGCGCCGAACGGGCGGTCGCGATGGGCGCCGATGAGATCATCATCGCCGGCGGCGGCGAGGTTTACGCCCAGACGATCGGCATGGCTGACAGGCTTCATATCACCGAGGTTGACGCGACGCCGGAGGGCGACGCGGTGTTCCCCATCATCGATCCCGCGCTCTTCCGGGAGATTCACCGCGAATCGCATTCGCTCGCGCCGCCCGACGCGCACGCTTTCACATTCGTCGATTATGCGCGAAAATGAAGGGGTTGGCCGCGCCGTCACCCGGCGCGCCGGCCGCGCCAAAGAGGGTCAAACTCTTTGGTCGGATTGACGAAACGGCGGGAACCCCCCACTTCCTCGCAAGAGGCCGCTTGACCAGCGTTGGGCCAAAGCCCGATGACGCGGCGCCAAACGACCCGGAAGGATACGATGCCCTGGAGTAATCAGAGCGGCGGCGGCGGAGGCCCATGGGGCGGTCCGCCGAAGAATAACGGCCCCTGGGGTTCGGGTCCGCAGGGCGGGGGGCCGTCGGGCGGTGGCAATCGGCCGCCCGATCTGGAAGACCTGTTCCGTCGCAGCCAGGACAAGCTCAAGGACCTGTTCCCGGGAACGGGCGGGGGACGCATCGGCGGCAAGGGCGTCGTCCTTCTGGTCCTCATCGCGGTCGCGATCTGGCTGCTTACCGGCTTCTACACCGTGCGGCCGAACGAGCTGGGCCTCAATCTGGTTTTCGGCCGCTATGTCGGCACGACTTTGCCGGGCCTCAACTACAACTGGCCGGCGCCAATCGGCAGCGTCATCAAGCCCGCCGTCACCGAGGTGAAGACCATGGAGATCGGCGTGCGCTCCGCCGCCGATCAGCGGCGCGGCCCGCGCTCCTCCACGGTCGATGAAGCGTTGATGCTGACCGGCGACGAGAATATCGTCGACATCGATTTCGCGGTGCAATGGCAGATCAGCCCGACAACGCCGCAGGACTATGTTTTCAATCTGCGTGACCCCGTTGCGACGGTGAAAGCGGTCGCCGAAAGCGTCATGCGCGAGGTGATCGGCAAGCGCACGATCCAGCCGATCCTGACCACCGATCGCCAGCTCATCGAGAGCGAAGTGCGCCAGCACATGCAGGAGGCGCTCGATGGGTACAAGTCGGGCATCGTCATCCGGCTTGTGCAGCTTCTGAAGGCGGACCCGCCGAGCGAGGTCATCGACGCGTTCCGCGACGTTCAGGCGGCGCGTCAGGACCAGGACCGTCTCAAGAACGAAGCTGAGACCTACGCGTCTAACGTGGTGCCGGTCGCGCGCGGCGACGCGCAGACGGTCGTGCAGCAGGCCGAAGCCTATCGTTCGCAGATGGTGGCTGAGGCGAAGGGCGCTGCGTCGCGCTTCGATCAGGTCTACGCCGAATACAAGAATGCGCCGCAAGTGACGCGCGAACGCATGTTTCTTGAAACCATGGAACGCGTGTTCGGCCGCATGGACAAGATCATCATCGACCAGAAGAATGGCGGCGTCGTTCCGTATCTGCCGCTCAATGAGCTCAATCGCACTCCCGCGCAGGCGCCGCGTCCAGGGCTGCCAG carries:
- a CDS encoding dihydrofolate reductase, which gives rise to MTPPAIVLVAAMGRNRVIGRDNAMPWRLPTDLKRYRALTMGKPMVMGRKTFLSIGRVLPGRESIVLTRDASFAPPAGVHVVATLDEALALGAERAVAMGADEIIIAGGGEVYAQTIGMADRLHITEVDATPEGDAVFPIIDPALFREIHRESHSLAPPDAHAFTFVDYARK
- a CDS encoding thymidylate synthase — translated: MQTYLDLIRRILDEGVQKSDRTGTGTLSVFGHQMRFDLSRGFPLVTTKKLHLKSIIHELVWFLKGDTNIGYLSENGVTIWDEWADANGDLGPVYGKQWRSWEGANGETVDQISWLVNEIRRNPDSRRLIVSAWNPVDVPKMALAPCHCLFQFFVAEGRLSCQLYQRSADTFLGVPFNIASYALLTHMIAHVTNLQPGDFVHTLGDAHLYLNHLEQARLQLTRDPLPLPTLRLNPAVRSLFDFRYEDIAIEGYQAHPSIKAPIAV
- a CDS encoding metalloregulator ArsR/SmtB family transcription factor, translating into MVAEATPFPIPGASADPAEDALDRVFFALSDPIRRAILKRLGQGSLLVSEIAEPFAISLQAVSRHIQVLVRAGLIQQERSGRISRCSLEAAPLYEAAVWLNDYSAYWQAQFDLLATTLHDIDARKADALPPSQE
- the hflK gene encoding FtsH protease activity modulator HflK translates to MPWSNQSGGGGGPWGGPPKNNGPWGSGPQGGGPSGGGNRPPDLEDLFRRSQDKLKDLFPGTGGGRIGGKGVVLLVLIAVAIWLLTGFYTVRPNELGLNLVFGRYVGTTLPGLNYNWPAPIGSVIKPAVTEVKTMEIGVRSAADQRRGPRSSTVDEALMLTGDENIVDIDFAVQWQISPTTPQDYVFNLRDPVATVKAVAESVMREVIGKRTIQPILTTDRQLIESEVRQHMQEALDGYKSGIVIRLVQLLKADPPSEVIDAFRDVQAARQDQDRLKNEAETYASNVVPVARGDAQTVVQQAEAYRSQMVAEAKGAASRFDQVYAEYKNAPQVTRERMFLETMERVFGRMDKIIIDQKNGGVVPYLPLNELNRTPAQAPRPGLPGSNAGRLQGASQQ
- a CDS encoding pyrophosphatase; its protein translation is MTPSQGPLGLNALAERLEAISSVYASHFGITRDRDWFLLKIQEELGELTQAFLRLTDRARGKENDAAAERLADEAADVLGQLLLLHRAMGVDFDAAVRRKWLRYEAAGDAS